The Tenrec ecaudatus isolate mTenEca1 chromosome 7, mTenEca1.hap1, whole genome shotgun sequence genome window below encodes:
- the COL10A1 gene encoding collagen alpha-1(X) chain: MLAQTVFLLLMCLNSVHGGFYAERYQTPTGIKGPVPNTKTQFFIPYAIKSKGIAVRGEQGIPGPAGPTGPRGHPGPSGPPGKPGYGSPGLQGEPGLPGPPGPSVTGKPGIPGLQGKPGERGPYGPKGDIGPAGLPGPRGPPGPPGIPGPAGISVAGKPGQQGPTGAPGPRGFPGEKGGPGVPGVNGQKGETGYGAPGRPGERGLPGAQGPMGPPGPTGVGKRGENGLPGQPGIKGVPGFPGERGPAGPPGPQGPPGERGPEGIGKQGPTGSAGQPGIPGAKGHPGAPGLAGPPGAPGFGKPGLPGLKGQRGPAGLPGSPGVKGDQGPAGHPGEPGLPGPPGNMGPQGPKGIPGNHGIPGSKGEAGPTGPAGYPGAKGERGSPGSEGKPGYAGEPGLNGPKGSPGLPGPKGDPGVDGSPGLLGPVGPAGAKGVPGHHGEPGPRGAPGIPGTKGPIGPPGIPGFPGSKGDPGNPGPPGPAGIAAKGLSGPTGPPGPPGPKGNAGEPGPPGPPGPPGPSGQEAMPDGFIKAGPRPGISGTPLVSANQGVTGMPVSAFTVILSKAYPAIGTPIPFDNILYNRQHHYDPRTGIFTCRIPGIYYFSYHVHVKGAHVWVGLYKNGTPVMYTYDEYTKGYLDQASGSAIIDLTENDQVWLQLPNADSNGLYSSEYVHSSFSGFLVTPM, translated from the exons ATGCTGGCACAAACAGTTTTTTTGCTGCTGATGTGCTTGAACTCAGTTCATGGAGGATTTTATGCCGAACGGTACCAAACGCCCACAGGCATAAAAGGCCCAGTACCCAACACCAAAACACAGTTCTTCATTCCCTATGCCATAAAGAGTAAAG GCATAGCAGTAAGAGGAGAGCAAGGTATTCCTGGACCAGCAGGCCCGACGGGACCTCGAGGGCACCCAGGCCCTTCTGGACCACCAGGAAAACCAGGCTATGGAAGTCCAGGTCTCCAAGGTGAGCCAGGGTTGCCAGGACCACCGGGACCATCGGTTACTGGGAAACCAGGTATACCAGGACTCCAAGGaaagccaggagaaagaggaCCATATGGACCCAAAGGAGATATCGGACCAGCTGGTTTACCAGGACCTCGGGGTCCACCAGGGCCACCTGGAATCCCTGGCCCGGCTGGGATTTCGGTAGCAGGAAAACCTGGACAACAGGGACCTACAGGAGCCCCTGGACCAAGAGGCTTTCCTGGAGAAAAGGGCGGGCCAGGAGTTCCTGGAGTGAATGGACAGAAGGGGGAAACAGGATATGGGGCTCCTGGCCGCCCAGGTGAGAGGGGCCTTCCAGGTGCTCAGGGGCCCATGGGACCACCTGGCCCTACTGGAGTAGGGAAAAGGGGTGAAAATGGGCTTCCAGGTCAACCAGGCATCAAAGGTGTTCCAGGCTTTCCAGGGGAAAGGGGACctgctggcccaccaggcccccaAGGCCCTCCTGGGGAACGAGGACCAGAAGGCATTGGGaagcaagggcccactggttcCGCAGGTCAGCCAGGGATTCCAGGGGCCAAAGGTCACCCTGGGGCTCCAGGATTAGCCGGGCCCCCAGGAGCTCCTGGCTTTGGTAAACCAGGTTTACCAGGCCTGAAAGGGCAAAGAGGACCTGCTGGTCTACCAGGGAGCCCAGGTGTCAAAGGGGACCAGGGGCCAGCAGGTCATCCTGGAGAGCCAGGTCTGCCAGGACCCCCTGGAAATATGGGTCCCCAAGGGCCCAAAGGCATCCCAGGCAACCATGGTATCCCAGGCTCTAAAGGTGAGGCAGGGCCTACAGGACCTGCTGGCTACCCTGGGGCAAAGGGAGAAAGAGGCTCCCCAGGTTCAGAGGGTAAACCAGGGTATGCAGGAGAGCCAGGTCTCAATGGTCCTAAGGGCAGCCCAGGTTTACCAGGCCCAAAAGGTGACCCTGGAGTTGACGGGTCTCCTGGTCTCCTAGGTCCTGTGGGCCCAGCAGGAGCTAAGGGAGTGCCTGGACATCATGGGGAGCCTGGCCCAAGAGGTGCTCCTGGAATACCAGGTACTAAAGgccccattgggccaccaggtatTCCAGGATTCCCTGGATCTAAAGGGGATCCAGGAAATCCAGGTCCTCCCGGCCCAGCTGGAATAGCAGCTAAAGGTCTCAGTGGACCAACAGGGccgccaggacctccaggcccaaAAGGCAATGCTGGAGAGCCAGGCCCTCCAGGACCCCCAGGACCACCTGGTCCTTCAGGCCAAGAAGCCATGCCCGATGGATTCATAAAGGCAGGCCCAAGGCCCGGTATTTCTGGAACGCCTCTTGTTAGTGCCAATCAAGGTGTGACAGGAATGCCTGTGTCTGCTTTTACCGTCATTCTCTCTAAGGCTTACCCAGCCATCGGTACCCCCATCCCATTTGATAATATTTTGTATAATAGGCAACATCATTATGATCCAAGAACTGGAATCTTTACCTGTAGGATACCAGGAATATACTATTTCTCCTACCATGTGCACGTGAAAGGGGCCCATGTTTGGGTTGGCCTGTATAAGAATGGCACCCCTGTCATGTACACCTATGACGAATATACCAAAGGCTACCTGGATCAGGCTTCAGGGAGCGCGATAATTGATCTCACAGAAAATGACCAAGTGTGGCTTCAGCTGCCCAATGCCGATTCGAATGGCCTGTACTCTTCTGAGTACGTCCACTCCTCTTTCTCAGGATTCCTAGTGACCCCCATGTGA